In one Tripterygium wilfordii isolate XIE 37 chromosome 22, ASM1340144v1, whole genome shotgun sequence genomic region, the following are encoded:
- the LOC119990942 gene encoding NAC domain-containing protein 90 codes for MQAELPVGFRFYPTEEELVSFYLHNKLQGNIEDQLHRVIPCINIYDVEPWHLPRLSAEVCKGSTDWFFFTPRQEREAKGGRPSRTTATGYWKATGSPGWVFSSNNRVIGVRKSMVFYQGKAPHGKKTKWKMNDYIAIDEASSSSSSSSSSPTAAIPKLRQEFRLCRLYVGSGSARAFDRRPSEAPMMRMMAEDQQNIHDARNQEEGARDPSTEIEGGENLESANDIQEDDWEQLNWVEDPEFFLLCNQLGSN; via the exons ATGCAGGCGGAACTTCCGGTAGGTTTCCGCTTCTATCCAACAGAAGAAGAGCTTGTTTCATTCTATCTACACAACAAACTGCAAGGAAACATAGAGGATCAACTGCACCGCGTTATCCCATGCATCAATATCTACGATGTAGAGCCATGGCATCTTCCAA GGCTTTCGGCAGAAGTATGCAAAGGAAGCACTGATTGGTTTTTCTTTACGCCAAGACAAGAGAGAGAAGCCAAGGGAGGGAGACCCAGTCGAACTACGGCCACCGGGTACTGGAAAGCCACAGGGTCTCCCGGCTGGGTGTTCTCGTCGAATAACAGAGTAATTGGAGTGAGGAAGTCCATGGTTTTCTACCAAGGGAAAGCTCCCCatggaaaaaaaaccaaatggAAGATGAATGATTATATTGCCATTGACGAagcatcctcctcctcctcctcatcatcatcatcaccaactGCGGCCATTcccaag TTGAGGCAGGAGTTTCGTTTGTGCCGATTGTATGTGGGATCGGGAAGCGCCAGAGCATTTGATAGACGTCCATCTGAAGCCCCCATGATGAGAATGATGGCAGAGGATCAACAGAATATTCACGATGCAAGaaatcaggaggagggtgcgagAGACCCTTCGACAGAGATTGAAGGAGGAGAAAATTTGGAATCGGCGAATGATATTCAGGAAGACGATTGGGAACAACTGAATTGGGTCGAAGATCCTGAATTCTTCTTGCTCTGTAATCAACTAGGAAGTAACTAG